AGTCATCTATCTACCTTACTGCAGGTGGGACTGCAGCATTTTTGCGAGGGCAGTCAAACTTGGAGGGCACACTAACTAGGCGATAATGAATTTGGTTTGTTTGAAGGTGAAAGTTAAAACTCCGTGTTGGCACTCCCGTAGAGGACGTGACACCAGATAAGGTCCACTTGCACATTTGGATTTTGCTCTCCCCAGGATGCGCACTTGTGAACTGGAGGATTTCCGTGTTGAAGGTGAAGAGCATCAGGACAGCCTGGAAATTGGGAGTGCACTTAGAGCAGATGAGAGGTAATGCGGGAGTGAGACATCTAAAATGTTGTGTTGCTCATGCGAAACAATGATTTGCAGGGGGAAGCAGCTCATTGATTTGACCTATTGATAGTAGAGGTGCTTTAGAGGCCTGTGTGCACTGAATAAAAGACAAGAAgacaatattttcaatgattggggttaaggtcaaaattccggTTTCTGAAACTTTGGGATAATACGTCTTCATCCGTGAGCGGATGGAGTTACTCTCTTACATAAATGGttggaataaaaataatagactgacgattacagtttggttcggtttttaacacattcactgccagtccagcaaaactttgacattgacgtctttttccgtcaatggcagtgaatgagttaaataaaattAAGCAGAACAACCACTGGGTGGGTGTCAGGCGGTTAAAAttcttaatcgtaattaattgcaaGACTCcataactcacgattaatcgcaatttttatatttgttcttcatgtacaataaaatacacaaagatTTTATActattgttaacataaaagtgggggttATTTTTGTGTTCACGTGCATATTGATATGAAGAAATATATTGTCATTAGGTCAAAACCTTTCAAATGTCAAACAATTGATCAATGACAGTAATTACTCTTCTTGAGCTTTGAACAATGAGATTCCACACATATTAGCTAGACCAATTGAAGGTCAGGGGTCAAATATGGATTCCAAGGAGATAACCAGACCTTAATACCCGGACAGTCGATATCACCAGTATTGAGCATGTCATAAAATGCTGCTTTCAAGAAGTCATAGGGTTGCGAAAATGAATGTATTTCAAGATTAGTCACCTGGCCATGTTTTAGCAAGTAGTCAGTATGCTTGAATGCATCACAAAAACCAACAGGAACGCACAATTTAGCATATGAAACTACAATAGCCTCACGTGGACATTCCATTTTTGCTATTGATTTTTTCCAAttcaactcattcaatcccaaaaacgtgtaaaaccgTTTTCTTTATACTTTGTccttctctccccaaaaaaacgtgtttatacattgtttttttgtttttttgttttttgtttttgtttttttgttaatgcaagagcatacagaaggctttgatgtagcctctgacatgaagaggtggcttaaagcaatggtagttattttacaaaatggccagcaggtggcagcagagtataagagattagccAGGGCAATGTAgcaacaagttttttttgttagcgttttcaccaggaatgtgaatattggtgaaacttggctatattctaatgctaattgctgcaaaagtgaaacagatacaaatatactttttcttcctggtGAATGAAGATATGCTAATCTTTctcttggtaggttccatgtttttatagcaatagttcACAAtaatttgtgggccttgcaaaaacggtcaaaatccagttaaacGGCTGGGGGGGCAAAGTGGGTTGCTttcgtgaaaatggctgggagtgaatgagttaatgtccaAATTTATAGTACATCACTACTTTGTCTGCTATCCGCTTTAACAACTGTCTGTGAAATGCAATTTATTTGAACTAGTCACCTATAGATACTTAAAAGAAAAGACGGGATATTGAGGCCCTAAAAACGAGTAATATAATTTTACTACTATgtcaaaaaatgatttttgtgcCCTGAACCTCCTACTGTCACATTGCAAGTCCTCCACAAGACACGAGGCAGATTTAATGTTCAGCTTAGAGTCATCTAATTGATTTCTTTTAATTTACTCACGGGGGCCGGTACAGGGAACTTGGACAGTTGATTACGCTGCTAAGTGAGTTCACCTTTAGAGGACCGAGGCTGTATAAATAATTTCCAACttgtattaataaaaaaaaaaaaaaatcctctttatTCTATCAAGATGATGACATAATTCCCCCTGTAACATATGAACCACATCATGCACTAATTGAAATGTTTGATTCTTCCAATGTTGACAATGAACGATAAAGGAAGCGAGtttgctgctgctgatgatgaATTTGCCTATACCTTGTCTTTGTTTGCACAGGTAGGCTCTTTCCGAACTTGGAACGCATGCCTGCTGTTCAGCAGCTGGATACACGGCCACTGAAGCAGCGCCATGGAATGTGCTTTCCATTTCTGTGTTCAATGGTCAGTACTCCATATAACAACATCAAATATTGAAAAGATGCATTAACATGGGTCAGGAAGTGATGGCTGTTCCTGTGTTGAAGgaacagaaagtggcagcggttcGGCTTAGTGACTTGGAATTCTGGTTTGTTTACTTGGCCTTGTTTAGTAGTCTTCATTGATTAATGACTGACTGAACCAAGACACGAGAGGTGACCCACAGAATAATATTGGAATAATATTAGGACCTTTAAAAAGGTCATTAAAGTGTTCAGACTTGTATTTGTCAGGCTACCTTTCAATATATTCAAATTAGGAGTGTCAagagattaaaatttgtaatcgtaattaattgcacTAATTCAATCCCGATTAATCGCAAACTTTATATctgttcaaatgtacaataaaatgtgcaataaaatgtttttctaagttttcatactctataaaagtgggaaaaaaaatgttaaaataattacaaatatggctgcatcttttagtcattgatacagtaatttcataataattcataaaattaagttaaaactaaaaagatgtactgtgctGTAAAAACCGTgtttgatattgatttgtgttgtcatttttctgcttaaaaaaaatcgattagaAATTGGACCGACCTAACTTTGGGCTGTTTTAGACAAAGCAACTCATTGCTGGGAGGTTTGTtttcaacaaaacaacacagaaaGATGGGTCAACTTGACCCAAGTTAGCGGGTCGGTCCgattttttgacccaaattgggttgtttGTGACCCAGCAGTTAAGCTCCTGCACCATCCAGCATCTATTATCTAACAAACCATTGCCTAATCCCTTTTCAGCTCACTGCATGCAACAAACATTGTTAGCACAGATCACAGATGTAAGCTAAATCGACCACTTGGAAATGTTCAGTATGTGGCATTGAGAGGCAATTATTTTGTGCTTTATGCTTTTTAATTAACCGCAAGCAGTATAAGAAAGTTACAAACGCAATACTGATGCAACACAAACACTGTTCCCTGCTCTCCTCCATACAATCCATTCTCTGTCACCTATAGCAACAGTGAACTGAATTTCTCACTTGACAAAAGAATCAGATCCTGCGCTTAAAGGGACAGTTCGGATTTCACACcttcagtgtgtgcgatcagcactgacttacccctgatagCGTTCTGtggacacgagttctggtccggtgttggacgagaggaaaatagtccagcaagttggctggggtcaccttAAATAAAGAGTTTttccttctaaaaacaatttgtgttcaaaagagtgatacattttgcatcactaaactcctttctggaaaaaacaaataaagtcagacgccattaccgccaggcactacttttctgtttgttcgtatcactgtgcgGCGTAAGTTAGTGATCATCGCACACATTCatgattcatgtcaaaaaatccgaactgtcCCTTTAACTTGCCAGTGTTCCACTTTTTCATAAGATTTAGTTGCACAATTGTGTCAGTCGTCAAGGAAGCATGACTGCATGCTATATACACTTTGACGCCGATGCGAGATGATAGTTCAGTGTCACCGCATTCGCTCACAGTGGGGCTACCTGCGCAAGTCGGATGATGTTTCACACGACCGAGTGTGACTTTGTGAGGATTtgtcaaagcttttttttttttttttttttttttgcaggcgtAGAAACTGCGCAGTCGCGTTAGGTGGTCGCCCTGTGTTTTGGGGGATCAAGGGAATCAGCATTTGTTCATCAGCTGCCATCAGCACCCTCGCCTTCTGTGTGACActcgcgcgcacgcgcacgcgtacTTCTCTCAATCTAAAAGCCTCTTCTGGCATCTGCTGGCTTTCTTGTGAACTGCATCCTTTgttccttcaaaaaaaaaaaaaaaaaaaaaaaagcatctgttTTACAGTCCAGCATCTGTCTAGAAAGCAGAAATCAGTAACTACTTGACCATCAGCTATTGTGGAAGTTCATATTACAAATATTCTCTACGAAATGGTGTAAAGTAGCCGCCATGTGTTATCACTCCTGCAGTGCCGACCAAAGTGCTGATTCACTCCTCCTCACAGGCTGCTGACGGGGAAAACAACGCATGGTGGTGGGTGGATGAATGAGTCTGTGTGGAGGAATTGCACTGAAAGCAGCACTCGCGGTTGAGAAGGAGACGGCTGCGGGCCCACCAGCTCTTCGCAGACAGCCGAGCACATGCTGCAGGCCCAATTTATCATCGGCTCTCAATTCTACTCCGCAGTAGTAACCCGAGAGACTGCTGTGGTCCAGCAGGGCATGCTGGGAGGCGGGAGGAAAATCATTCATGCATGTATTCATTATTAAAGCCATCTATTGCACTGTACTGGTTagtacaggggtgtccaaactttttcctctgagggccacatacagaaaaatagaaagctgcaagggccacttttattttattattattttttagttatttattaacacattcattgccacaccagcaaaaaatgcatcatttgacgtctttttccgtcaatggcagtgaatgagttaaacttggtaaaaaatcaatgaagcaattctaaattgttgatatcatgtgcagttacttattgaaaactactaacagtcacaaggcaaatagtgacccctgtgtgccactataatagatacgcctctccactgagcagcagctgaatcccaacttgacattctgaaccacaacaagaacaatcggtcgtcaactgaccacacttaagaaccattaatctaatgtgatgttttcacaaattggaccttgacactaagcaacaagtggatgaaactattttgatTTCTgagaattattagctgcaaatttgtgtctttgcatagctagaattttttaatccaccctcttttttttttctttttttttttaaacagcattgaaaaattatttttagtatttgccgcgggccgccaaaaaatgtatggcgggcagcaaatggcccccgggccgtaattTGAACACCCCTGGGTTAGTAGGAAACGCCGTGATTCAAATATCACGTTTTCTTGGTCAACCTGTGCTGGTGCTGAACCAAGGACACGACCAAACTTGCTCACCTATCACGCAGGTGAAGTATTGTAGTACATAACGAGCTATACAAGCCTCCCTCCGCTTGTCCAGTCTCCCAATCTAGCCCCTCCACTCACCCCTGACCAACATTTTTCACACCATTAATCACCTTTGTTACCGTCTGCTAACTATAGACGATTAATCTTGTGTGATTCGCCCCCTCCCACCATCCATCAGCAGGCTTCCATGCGGCGTGAGTGAAAATGACGAAGGTGAAACTTACTTTATTAATAAGTATGCATCACCGGGGAGTGATTCCCTCCCCCGGCAATAAGCGGCACCACGATGCAGCGCTTTAACTTTCAGGAGCTTGAGGCCACTAATAAAGGCCAGGTGGAGATGAAATGACATTAATTCCTTTACCACCAGCCATGACCCGGACTGACAAGCAAGGTAAAGTTATGAGCTGAAAATAAATTACATCTGCGGGTAATCAGTTTCACAATGTTGTGGCCTTCACTTGCTGTGTAACATCTACATGTGCAAAACGGTGCATTtactggaaggaaaaaaaaaaattgtactctTGAAAATGTTTCCATTTCAGTGGACAATCTGTTATATATGTAATGCAGGTTTTAACGTGTTTCAGTTAAATGTACCTGCATATGACAGGATAGTGTGCACGCCTGTCAGAGTGTCCTAGCATATCAtcttgttgccatggagacatCTTCATGGAAAACACGGAATTGGGAATGTGAATTCACAATTCTGATTTGTAGCTAAAGTTGGTCTAGTTATTTACAGTACCTGTTTACGgtgcatgtttttccaaaataacacaaaataatgaCCTAATGAGAGGTTTCAGCGGCCACCTGGTGGCATTAAGTATGCGAAGGGTGGAATTTTATTAGAGACCTTTAGAATAAATCAATAACCATAAACAGTTTAACGAAAAGCAATATTCACTGGAAAGCATAGTTGTTTGGAATGAAATGAGACTTGAAATGggacaataaaaacatacagtaaaatGGGGCATATTGGTGTGTAGAAAGAAATAAAagtcagatttccaaaattacAAAAGAACCGCCTCGTGAAATTCATTTTTACAATGTTTAAAAGATCTTAATCAAAGGAATGTGAAAGAAAAATTGTTGGCAACTTATTCCATTTTgtgcagcataaaaaaaacaaaaagcattttttatattttgtttgtgattttgtttttctatttgaaatgttggCTAGTTTTCgtgaactataataaccttgtatACAATTGCTTTGGTCTCTGATTTGCTTTAGTATTTTTAACATTGTTATTggtttgttttagtttgttatATTTTCAATTGGTATTACTATTTATACAACACTGTGTTTCCGATGTGTTGTTTTTAGTGCTCTGTAAAGTTTAGTTGAGATGTGGAACtactgttaatttatttttatttttttattgattgaatgaatttttattttttcattattattattattattattattattattattgttattattgttattattaattcaatctctggtgtaataaccttatttattgattgaatttgtatttattattattattattattattattattattattatcattaattcaatctctggtgtaataaccttatttattgattgattgaattatttttttattttattatctgttcttattgctgctagaaatgtaaatttcccagagggagccatcccaaagggatcaatgaagtcaagtctaagtctaaatctaAGTCAGTCAAGTATAATTGTAATGAAcatgttaaaacaaaacaatgcggCACCCATCATAATTGTGTTTTAAAGAGCAAAAGTAAAGCTTCCTGGAAATAGGAATCTGAATGAATAAGTAAATCATTATTCTTCAGagttgaatatttacatttctcGTCACTGTCGGTATTGTATTGTGTTTCCTCATTTGCCCTTTCCACCTGCCCAACCCCaccgcccccacccccacagTCAGTTATTGCTTGTGAAGTCTTTTTGAATTCCTTTTCTCACCAAAGGCAACGTCATCACGCGCAATTATTATTGATCAAAATGGTCACCTTGTATGCCCTGATTTTAGAAGTACATCCAGTTTGAATGCTTTCATTCACTGAGTTACCAGGACAACAATGCGGGCCTCAGTAGGCTCGGCAGTTTCCATGGTTACTACAGCAGTCTCCTCATAGCCGATGATGGAAATAAGAGTTGGACTGTGACTGCATCTTTGTGCTCTCTTCTGCATGCAAATGTCCCCGAGTGAAATTGTTTGCTAGTGTCAACACGTAAGGCAACACAGACATAAACACTGGACACACAATTTGATCTCTTTTTTTCGAAAATGCATTATGTATCAAAAAGTCTGTTTTCACAATATGTAAATTATTAACACATGAATGTCAGGAAGGATTAGCCCTTCATAGAATTTGCACATAcaacaaatactgtacagtaaaacAAAGAATATATGTCTGGCATCAAAAAGAATATTCGCTCCCTTACTTTCAAAAGGACACTTGTACTTTATAGGCCACAATTACAACCAGCAGGGGGCATCATTCGCCCACTCTATTCAGCTACCAACACTACCAAGGCATGCAAAGACAACAATATTCAAAAGCTTTGTTGAGATTTCTTGTTGAGAATATAAAGTGGAACATTTGATTTACAAtcacatcttttaaatcaaaaccaaTTATCACAttcaaatcatgttttttttgtatacaaacaTACATAAGCATGTGTATGTTACAGTATATCCTGCTATGCCTGAAGTCCAAAAGCCCGTGCATTGCTCAGAACGTCATCTCTGTTCAGGTAACATCCACAGAGTTGCCTCACGCCAGTGAAAGCCTCCCTGCCATGCATGACCCGCCAGTTGTCAATAAAGATGACCTGAAGTGAAAGGAATAGAAACGTTCAATTTGCATTGCATAAAAcaagggtgtcaaacatacggccggtgggccggatcaggcccgcaaaggggtttaatccggcccgcgagatgattgattttgtaaagttaaaaaaaataaatacatttttttaaaaatggtatTGTCGGACTAAttcatcagccggccacaatcaaaatatataaaatttgtaatttcattcGCCATGCAATGCACTCTGGGaagtgggaacaatatatatatatatatatatatatatatatatatatatatatatatatatatatatatatatatatatgcaaaacagttcGATTTAACACACCGGAATGTATACCAGCAAAGTGTTgccacgttccatttgcatttgtgttatttttttggaacaacatgattacatTTGAGCGCCGTAATTTTAGGGCTTGTCCACAAATCTGCgtgtaaattactttttttttttttttaagttatataccgttattttaccgatgtggcccacttggtaatatattttcctccatgtggcccctgagctaacatgagtttgacacccctggcatAAAACATTCCATACATTAGGAAAAATTGTGAAATTGATGTTACTTGACAAATGACTTACTTTTCCTGGCGTGAGTTTGACCCACAGCTCGTTCTCTGGTCGTCTGAGTTCTTTGGTCAACTCTCGATGAGCCACATACCAGCGGCGAACAACATCGTGAGGGATCGTGTTTATCACTGATCGGTCGTAGTTGTTGTACCTGTTAGGAAGGAAAGCAACATAttagcgagtatgttcgaacgtatttgcgagtatgttcgaacgtatttgcgagtatgttcgaacgtatttgcgagtatgttcgaacgtatttgcgagtatgttcgaacgtatttgcgactatgtccgaacgtatttgcgagtatgttcgaacgtatttgcgactatgttcgaacgtatttgcgagtatgttcgaacgtatttgcgactatgttcgaacgtatttgtatgttcgaacgtatttgcgagtatgttcgaacgtatttgcgactatgttcgaacgtatttgcgactatgttcgaacgtatttgcgagtatgttcgaacgtatttgcgagtattttcgaacgtatttgcgagtattttcgaacgtatttgcgagtatgttcgaacgtatttgcgactaagttcaaatgtatttgcgagtatgtttgaacgtatttgcgactatgttcgaacgtatttacgagtatgttcgaacttatttgcgagtatgttcgaacgtatttgcgactatgttcgaacgtatttgcgagtatgttccaacgtatttgcgagtatgttccaaCATATTTCCTTATGTTCCAACATATTtgcaatatgttcgaacatatttgcaagtatgctcgaacatatttgcgagtatgttcgaacatactcgccagccaaaaatgtttactccacattggcagctctacgcttccgtaggaAATGACTGCTATCAAttgaaaataccgtaatatcATCAACATACCGAATCATGTAAACTTCATTGTTCCAAGGATAGGTATTCAAAACAGGGCCAATGCCTATCATGTGGTTTTGGTGTTTTCCAGTGCTTTCAACATATTCGTGCCTGAGTGGAACATGCGAAAGCAGTTCAAAATGTTCAGTTGATTGCAGTCGAATAGCTTCAGCGGCATAGAAACCATCCACAAGCAGATTCCTTCCTCCAGTACCCTCATGCTTGAGACAGTGAAAAACCTGAATTCTGttgagaaattaaaaaaaaaaaaaaaaaaaagcagcagacATTGACAATATCACATAACTGCGCCTTTGGGAAGACATTTTCCCCCTCGTACCTACCCACATGGTTCGTGAAAATAAGATGCGTCTGTGTGGCGGTCAAGAGCCAGCTGGCTGTAAGCAGTATCGCCTCGGGAAAAATCTGAAGTGAAGCACCACATTCTTCCGTATGTCGTCTCCCTTTCGGATCAGTAACGACAACACGTGCATTTTGGGAACGATGCGCCATTTCAACTGAAATTCCGTGAAAG
The Festucalex cinctus isolate MCC-2025b chromosome 18, RoL_Fcin_1.0, whole genome shotgun sequence genome window above contains:
- the tmlhe gene encoding trimethyllysine dioxygenase, mitochondrial isoform X2 → MHLDYVWLRDHCRSGSSFNFKTNQRNLDTGSIDLNIRPEHIQVQDEHLVITWPGGHTSKYSLSWLAENSYEGKKQSTVQPRILWNADIYNNAHVPSSKWDTFMSSDEELKKFLQNYLLYGIAFVDDVPATVEATEAVTQRVSLIRETTYGRMWCFTSDFSRGDTAYSQLALDRHTDASYFHEPCGIQVFHCLKHEGTGGRNLLVDGFYAAEAIRLQSTEHFELLSHVPLRHEYVESTGKHQNHMIGIGPVLNTYPWNNEVYMIRYNNYDRSVINTIPHDVVRRWYVAHRELTKELRRPENELWVKLTPGKVIFIDNWRVMHGREAFTGVRQLCGCYLNRDDVLSNARAFGLQA
- the tmlhe gene encoding trimethyllysine dioxygenase, mitochondrial isoform X1: MIGTLSRQVRAVATHTQRLSAINGTTWIHRKQVRGYAHPPANLHLLENCLEVHYRGTRMHLDYVWLRDHCRSGSSFNFKTNQRNLDTGSIDLNIRPEHIQVQDEHLVITWPGGHTSKYSLSWLAENSYEGKKQSTVQPRILWNADIYNNAHVPSSKWDTFMSSDEELKKFLQNYLLYGIAFVDDVPATVEATEAVTQRVSLIRETTYGRMWCFTSDFSRGDTAYSQLALDRHTDASYFHEPCGIQVFHCLKHEGTGGRNLLVDGFYAAEAIRLQSTEHFELLSHVPLRHEYVESTGKHQNHMIGIGPVLNTYPWNNEVYMIRYNNYDRSVINTIPHDVVRRWYVAHRELTKELRRPENELWVKLTPGKVIFIDNWRVMHGREAFTGVRQLCGCYLNRDDVLSNARAFGLQA